The proteins below come from a single Falco rusticolus isolate bFalRus1 chromosome 18, bFalRus1.pri, whole genome shotgun sequence genomic window:
- the CACNA1F gene encoding voltage-dependent L-type calcium channel subunit alpha-1F isoform X2 has protein sequence MSESEENGEGPPKEVPSFTEAMAQPLGWPIAEGNGGPAGGGTPPGHRQRRPPHPKHKGQGSGGVHRSPRALFCLRLNNPIRRAAISIVEWKPFDILILATIFANCVALGVYIPFPEDDSNASNHNLEQVEYVFLIIFTVETFLKIIAYGLVLHPSAYIRNGWNLLDFVIVIVGLFSVILEQASHKPGEAHHMSGKPGGFDVKALRAFRVLRPLRLVSGVPSLHIVLNSIMKAMVPLLHIALLVLFVIIIYAIIGLELFIGRMHKTCFFIGSDLESEDDPSPCAFSGHGRACLQNNTECRGRWEGPNGGITNFDNFFFAMLTVFQCITMEGWTDVLYWMQDAMGHELPWIYFVSLVIFGSFFVLNLVLGVLSGEFSKEREKAKARGDFQKLREKQQMEEDLRGYMDWITQAEDLEGDEEEGEHEKHRKWVLGGGVCHSGGASSNPQHPKTSVCPPATAGLTAEDLMGKRKPRLKWLRHASHSTDTHASLPGSETTSVNTETAGEEDAQPTACDRCLGKITKTKFWRRLRRLNRLWRRRCRGAVKSVSFYWTVLLLVFLNTLTIASEHHGQPQWLTETQAYANKALLSLFAAEMVLKLYALGPACYFASFFNRFDCFVVCGGVLETALVERGAMEPLGISVLRCVRLLRVFKVTRHWASLSNLVGSLLNSMKSIASLLLLLFLFIIIFALLGMQLFGGRFSFDETQTKRSTFDTFPQALLTVFQILTGEDWNAVMYDGIMAYGGPVFPGMLVCVYFVILFICGNYILLNVFLAIAVDNLADGDNINSGGDKKDKPGEAESGAGSQDVSVKIEGEQQQEEEEEEEEGSEEGDEEAAGERDSLGGARLETLEEPPKPKVVPIPEGSAFFLLSSTNPLRVRCHALIHHHIFTNLILVFIILSSVSLAAEDPVRAHSPRNHILGYFDYAFTSIFTVEILLKMTAFGAFLHKGSFCRNWFNLLDLLVVSVSLISFGIHSSAISVVKILRVLRVLRPLRAINRAKGLKHVVQCVFVAIRTIGNIMIVTTLLQFMFACIGVQLFKGKFYSCTDEAKHTPGECKGTFLVYKDGDVSHPSVRERLWHNSDFNFDNVLAGMMALFTVSTFEGWPALLYKAIDANAEDQGPIYNYRVEISIFFIVYIIVIAFFMMNIFVGFVIITFRAQGESEYRNCELDKNQRQCVEYALKAQPLRRYIPKNRTQYRVWAMVNSTAFEYIMFVLILLNTIALAVQHYEQSKPFNYVMDLLNMVFTGLFTVEMVLKIIAFKPRHYFCDAWNTFDALIVVGSVVDIAVTEVNNGGHVGESSEDSSRISITFFRLFRVMRLVKLLSKGEGIRTLLWTFVKSFQALPYVALLIAMIFFIYAVIGMQTFGKVALQDGTQINRNNNFQTFPQAVLLLFRCATGEAWQEIMLASLPGKRCDPESDTEPGEEFTCGSNFAIAYFISFFMLCAFLIINLFVAVIMDNFDYLTRDWSILGPHHLDEFKRVWSEYDPAARGRIKHLDVVTLLRRIQPPLGFGKLCPHRVACKRLVAMNMPLNSDGTVTFNATLFALVRTSLKIKTEGNLDVANKELRAVIKKIWKRTKPKLLDEVIPPPEEEEVTVGKFYATFLIQDYFRKFRRRKEQGMLGPSAGPSNECALQAGLQTLQALGPEMRRALSCDLEGDVGPTSTQEEQEQLTYAAPETLYGSAPSPPSLGEPPQAPSLAPTNGEDPAPLPHTTPHHPGGRRREEEGGEDEAAPAESGEEPAGDGSHEEDLEGSAPRRRWVGDRSPGTLPAPQPPRWAGQVPRGGSLPLPARHFALHNGTLEGQQLKRRRLLPPTPAGRKPSFTIQCLRRQGSCDDEPIPGTYNPSGPPGPARPQGYGSSETWRLGGSSQAWATAPTRGHVLYAPLILVEGSPPPGQGAVGSLPPLSRWFVGDRGPPGPLRLRPCGPREALARGSADSLVEAVLISEGLGLFARDPKFVAVAKREIADACDMTMDEMESAAADLLTRRRPAPPPASAAIYSDEEPLRPPAEEELADEMACVGGF, from the exons ATGTCAGAGTCAGAGGAGAATGGAGAGG gaccccccaaGGAGGTGCCGTCCTTCACTGAAGCCATGGCACAGCCCCTGGGGTGGCCGATAGCCGAAGGCAATGGGGGTCCAGCAGGCGGAGGGACCCCCCCAGGTCACCGTCAGCGAcgacccccccaccccaaacacaAGGGTCAGGGTTCCGGGGGGGTCCATCGCTCCCCTCGTGCCCTCTTCTGCCTCCGCCTCAACAACCCCATCCGCCGTGCGGCAATCAGCATTGTCGAGTGGAA GCCCTTCGACATCCTCATCCTCGCCACCATCTTTGCCAACTGCGTGGCCCTGGGTGTCTACATCCCCTTCCCCGAGGACGACTCCAATGCTTCAAACCACAACCTG GAGCAGGTGGAGTACGTCTTCCTCATCATCTTCACGGTCGAGACCTTCCTGAAGATCATCGCCTACGGGCTGGTCCTGCACCCCAGCGCCTACATCCGCAATGGCTGGAACCTCCTTGACTTTGTCATCGTCATTGTGGG GCTCTTCAGTGTCATCCTGGAGCAGGCGTCGCACAAACCCGGCGAAGCTCACCACATGAGCGGGAAACCGGGGGGCTTCGATGTCAAAGCCCTGCGTGCCTTCCGCGTCCTCCGGCCCCTCCGCCTTGTCTCTGGCGTTCCAA GTCTTCACATCGTCCTCAACTCCATCATGAAAGCCATGGTGCCGCTCCTGCACATCGCCCTGCTCGTCCTCTTCGTCATCATCATCTATGCCATCATCGGCCTCGAGCTCTTCATCGGCCGCATGCACAAGACCTGTTTCTTCATCGGATCTG ATTTAGAATCGGAGGACGACCCCTCCCCTTGCGCTTTTTCGGGGCATGGCCGTGCCTGCCTGCAGAACAACACCGAGTGTCGGGGCCGCTGGGAGGGTCCCAACGGCGGCATCACCAACTTCGACAACTTCTTCTTTGCCATGCTCACCGTCTTCCAGTGCATCACCATGGAGGGCTGGACCGACGTCCTCTACTGG ATGCAGGACGCGATGGGGCACGAGCTACCCTGGATTTACTTTGTCAGCCTCGTCATCTTCGGCTCCTTCTTCGTCCTCAACttggtgctgggggtgctgagcGG GGAGTTCTCCAAGGAGCGTGAGAAGGCCAAGGCCCGCGGAGACTTCCAGAAGctgagggagaagcagcagatggAGGAAGATCTCCGGGGCTACATGGACTGGATCACCCAGGCTGAGGACCTGGAGGGTGACGAGGAGGAAGGGGAACACGAGAAGCACCGTAAGTGGGTTCTAGGGGGTGGGGTGTGTCACAGCGGGGGGGCCTCCTCCAATCCTCAGCACCCCAAAACCTCCGTGTGCCCCCCTGCAACCGCAGGCCTGACCGCCGAGGACCTGATGGGGAAGCGGAAACCCCGGCTGAAGTGGTTGCGGCACGCCAGTCACTCCACCGACACCCACG ccagcCTTCCCGGCAGCGAGACAACGTCAGTCAACACTGAGACGGCGGGTGAGGAGGATGCGCAGCCGACTGCCTGTGACCGCTGCTT gggcaAAATTACAAAGACGAAATTTTG GCGCCGCCTACGCCGCCTGAACCGCCTGTGGCGCCGGCGGTGCCGCGGGGCGGTGAAATCTGTCTCCTTCTACTGGACCGTCTTGCTCCTGGTGTTCCTCAACACCCTCACCATCGCCTCCGAGCACCACGGGCAGCCCCAGTGGCTCACCGAAACGCAAG cttatgcCAACAAGGCGCTGCTGTCGTTGTTCGCCGCTGAGATGGTGCTAAAGCTGTACGCCCTGGGCCCCGCCTGTTACTTCGCCAGCTTCTTCAACCGCTTCGACTGCTTCGTGGTGTGTGGCGGGGTGCTGGAGACGGCGCTGGTGGAACGAGGGGCCATGGAGCCCCTGGGCATCTCCGTCCTGCGCTGCGTCCGCCTCCTCCGCGTCTTTAAAGTCACCCG GCACTGGGCATCACTGAGCAACTTGGTGGGCTCCTTGTTGAACTCCATGAAGTCCATcgcttccctcctgctcctgctcttcctcttcatcatcatcttcgCCCTGCTGGGCATGCAGCTCTTCGGGGGTCGCTTCAGCTTCGATGAGACCCAGACCAAGCGCAGCACCTTCGACACCTTCCCTCAGGCTCTGCTCACCGTCTTCCAG ATCCTGACTGGAGAGGACTGGAATGCGGTGATGTACGACGGGATCATGGCGTACGGTGGCCCCGTCTTCCCCGGAATGCTCGTCTGCGTCTACTTCGTCATCCTCTTCATCTGCGGGAACT ACATCCTCCTCAACGTCTTCTTGGCCATCGCGGTGGACAACTTGGCCGACGGCGACAACATCAACTCGGGGGGCGATAAAAA GGACAAGCCTGGGGAGGCGGAGAGCGGCGCAGGGAGCCAGGACGTGAGTGTGAAG attgagggggagcagcagcaggaggaggaagaggaggaggaagagggcaGCGAGGAAG GTGATGAGGAGGCTGCGGGGGAGCGGGACAGTCTGGGGGGGGCCCGGCTGGAGACCCTGGAGGAACCCCCCAAACCCAAGGTGGTGCCGATCCCCGAGGGCAGCGCCTtcttcctgctgagcagcaccaaTCC GCTGCGGGTGCGGTGCCACGCCCTCATCCACCACCACATCTTCACCAACCTCATCCTCGTCTTCATCATCCTGAGCAGCGTCTCGCTGGCTGCCGAGGACCCCGTCCGCGCCCACTCGCCCCGCAACCAC ATCTTGGGCTACTTTGACTACGCTTTCACCTCCATCTTCACCGTGGAGATCCTGCTTAAG ATGACGGCCTTTGGCGCCTTCCTGCACAAAGGCTCCTTCTGCCGCAACTGGTTCAACCTCCTCGACCTGCTGGTGGTCAGCGTCTCCCTCATCTCCTTCGGCATCCA CTCCAGCGCCATTTCGGTGGTGAAGATCCTGCGGGTCCTGCGCGTCCTGCGGCCCCTGCGAGCCATCAACCGCGCCAAGGGCCTCAAG CATGTGGTACAGTGCGTCTTCGTGGCCATCCGCACCATCGGCAACATCATGATCGTCACCACGCTGCTGCAGTTCATGTTCGCCTGCATCGGGGTGCAGCTCTTCAAG GGTAAGTTCTACAGCTGCACCGACGAGGCCAAGCATACGCCAGGAGAGTGCAA GGGCACCTTCCTGGTGTACAAGGACGGGGACGTCTCCCACCCCTCGGTGCGCGAGCGCCTGTGGCACAACAGCGACTTCAACTTTGACAACGTGCTGGCGGGGATGATGGCGCTCTTCACTGTCTCCACCTTCGAGGGCTGGCCCGC GTTGCTGTACAAGGCCATCGATGCCAATGCCGAGGACCAGGGTCCCATCTACAACTACCGGGTGGAGATCTCCATCTTCTTCATCGTCTACATCATCGTCATCGCCTTCTTCATGATGAACATCTTTGTCGGCTTCGTCATCATCACCTTCCGGGCGCAGGGGGAGAGCGAGTACCGCAACTGCGAGCTGGACAAGAACCAG CGGCAGTGCGTGGAGTACGCCCTGAAGGCGCAGCCGCTGCGACGCTACATCCCCAAGAACCGCACCCAGTACCGTGTCTGGGCCATGGTCAACTCCACCGCCTTCGAGTACATCATGTTCGTCCTCATCCTTCTCAACACTATCGCCCTGGCCGTCCAG CACTATGAGCAATCCAAGCCTTTCAACTACGTGATGGACCTGCTCAATATGGTGTTCACGGGGCTCTTCACTGTCGAGATGGTGCTGAAGATCATCGCCTTCAAACCACGG CACTACTTCTGCGATGCCTGGAACACCTTTGATGCCCTCATTGTGGTGGGCAGCGTGGTGGACATTGCTGTCACGGAGGTCAAC AATGGGGGTCACGTTGGCGAG AGCTCAGAGGACAGCTCCCGCATCTCCATCACCTTCTTCCGCCTCTTCCGGGTGATGCGTTTGGTGAAGCTGCTCTCCAAGGGCGAGGGCATCCGCACCCTGCTCTGGACTTTCGTCAAGTCCTTCCAG GCCCTGCCCTACGTCGCCCTCCTTATCGCCATGATCTTCTTCATCTACGCTGTCATTGGCATGCAG accTTCGGGAAGGTGGCGCTGCAGGACGGGACCCAGATCAACCGCAACAACAACTTCCAGACCTTCCCACAGGCcgtgctgctgctcttcag gtGCGCCACGGGGGAGGCCTGGCAGGAGATCATGCTGGCCAGCCTGCCAGGCAAGCGCTGCGACCCCGAGTCGGACACGGAGCCGGGGGAGGAGTTCACCTGCGGCAGCAACTTCGCCATCGCCTACTTCATCAGCTTCTTCATGCTCTGCGCCTTCCTG atCATCAACCTCTTTGTGGCCGTCATCATGGACAACTTCGACTACCTGACGCGCGACTGGTCCATCCTGGGCCCCCACCACCTGGACGAGTTCAAGCGCGTCTGGTCTGAGTACGACCCTGCCGCCAG GGGCCGCATCAAGCACCTCGACGTGGTGACGCTGCTGCGCCGGATCCAGCCCCCGCTGGGCTTTGGGAAGCTCTGCCCCCACCGCGTCGCCTGCAAG CGCCTGGTGGCCATGAACATGCCCCTGAACTCAGACGGCACCGTGACCTTCAACGCCACCCTCTTCGCCCTGGTCCGCACCTCACTCAAGATCAAGACAGAAG GGAACCTGGATGTGGCCAACAAGGAGCTGCGCGCTGTGATCAAGAAGATCTGGAAGAGGACGAAGCCCAAGCTGCTGGATGAGGTCATCCCCCCACCTGAGG aGGAGGAGGTCACCGTGGGCAAGTTCTACGCCACATTCCTGATCCAGGACTATTTCCGCAAGTTCCGGCGGCGGAAGGAGCAGGGGATGCTGGGCCCCAGCGCTGGCCCCAGCAACGAGTGTGCACTGCAG GCCGGGCTGCAGACGCTGCAGGCACTGGGACCCGAGATGCGGCGGGCGCTGAGCTGTGACCTGGAGGGGGATGTAGgacccaccagcacccaggaggagcaggagcagctgacTTATGCT GCCCCTGAGACACTGTACGGCtccgcccccagcccccccagcctgggggagcccccccaggcccccagcctggcccccacCAACGGGGAGGACCCCGCGCCCCTtccccacaccaccccccaTCACCCAGGTGGCAG GCGGCGCGAGGAGGAGGGGGGCGAGGACGAGGCAGCACCTGCTGAGAGTGGTGAGGAGCCAGCGGGGGACGGCAGCCATGAGGAGGACCTGGAGGGctcagccccccgccgccggtgGGTGGGGGACAG GTCACCAGGGACCCTGCCCGCTCCCCAGCCCCCGCGCTGGGCTGGACAGGTGCCACGGGGAGGGTCGCTGCCGCTACCCGCCCGGCACTTCGCCCTCCACAACGGGACCCTCGAGGGGCAGCAGCTCAAGCGGCGCCGCCTGCTGCCCCCAACGCCCGCCGGCCGCAAGCCCTCCTTCACCATCCAGTGCCTGCGGCGCCAGGGCAGCTGCGACGACGAGCCCATCCCAGGCACCTACAACCCCTcgggcccccccggcccggcccggccacAG GGTTACGGCAGCTCCGAGACGTGGCGCCTGGGGGGCTCCTCGCAGGCCTGGGCCACGGCGCCCACCCGCGGGCACGTCCTCTACGCACCCCTCATCCTGGTGGAGGGCAGCCcgccgccggggcagggggctgtggggagcctGCCACCGCTCTCCCGCTGGTTCGTGGGGGACCGTGGTCCCCCTGGCCCCCTCCGCCTGCGGCCCTGCGGCCCACGGGAAGCGCTGGCCCGTGGCTCAGCTGACAGCCTGGTGGAAGCC gTGCTCATCtctgaggggctggggctgtttgCCCGCGACCCCAAGTTCGTGGCTGTGGCCAAGCGGGAGATCGCAGACGCCTGTGACATGACGATGGATGAGATGGAGAGTGCGGCCGCCGACCTGCTGacccgccgccggcccgccccACCACCCGCCAGCGCCGCCATCTACAGCGACGAGGAGCCGCTGCGGCCGCCGGCTGAGGAGGAGCTGGCGGATGAGATGGCCTGTGTCGGCGGGTTCTAG